One genomic segment of Chelonia mydas isolate rCheMyd1 chromosome 1, rCheMyd1.pri.v2, whole genome shotgun sequence includes these proteins:
- the FHL2 gene encoding four and a half LIM domains protein 2 isoform X2, with amino-acid sequence MPGTRKMEYKGNSWHETCFICHRCQQPIGTKTFIPKDNQNFCVPCYEKQFAMQCVQCKKAITTGGVTYREQPWHKECFVCTGCKKQLSGQRFTSRDEFAYCLSCFCNLYAKKCAGCTNPISGLGGTKYISFEERQWHNDCFNCKKCSLSLVGRGFLTERDDILCPECGKDI; translated from the exons GTACGCGCAAGATGGAGTATAAGGGCAACAGCTGGCATGAGACCTGCTTTATCTGCCATCGCTGTCAACAACCAATTGGAACAAAGACCTTCATCCCCAAAGATAATCAAAACTTCTGCGTACCGTGCTATGAAAAGCAGTTTGCCATGCAGTGTGTCCAGTGTAAGAAG GCTATCACGACAGGAGGTGTGACGTACCGGGAGCAGCCCTGGCACAAGGAGTGCTTTGTTTGTACTGGATGCAAGAAGCAGTTGTCTGGACAGCGCTTTACCTCCCGGGATGAGTTTGCATATTGCCTGAGCTGCTTCTGCAATCTCTATGCCAAAAAGTGTGCGGGATGCACCAACCCCATCAGTG gaCTCGGAGGAACCAAGTATATCTCCTTTGAAGAACGGCAGTGGCATAATGACTGCTTTAACTGTAAGAAGTGTTCTCTTTCATTAGTGGGCCGCGGCTTCCTCACAGAAAGGGATGACATCCTTTGCCCCGAGTGTGGGAAAgatatttaa
- the LOC102942999 gene encoding coiled-coil-helix-coiled-coil-helix domain-containing protein 1, producing MAAPVYPAWLGRLATRQQRWVPTMCPTRPLVLANQVANCRLHLGEAMCTTEMSLPMACWKQNEFSDAACAKEIQTFYDCVAKTDAEHKERLKQESLGQMGNLSPKTVNKLLRRFPNSTDDF from the coding sequence ATGGCAGCACCTGTGTACCCGGCCTGGCTCGGGCGCTTGGCCAccaggcagcagaggtgggtcCCCACCATGTGCCCCACCCGCCCCCTGGTGCTGGCCAACCAGGTGGCGAACTGCCGCCTGCACCTGGGAGAGGCAATGTGTACCACAGAGATGTCATTACCGATGGCTTGCTGGAAGCAGAATGAGTTCAGCGATGCAGCTTGTGCCAAGGAGATCCAGACATTCTATGACTGTGTGGCAAAGACAGATGCGGAGCACAAGGAAAGACTTAAACAGGAGTCCCTGGGCCAGATGGGAAACTTATCTCCAAAGACAGTGAACAAACTACTGAGAAGGTTCCCTAATAGCACAGATGATTTTTAA